tacatcacaaaataatgatgttgatcaatgtgtattgtacctgtcaattaaataaataagtaaatacataaaataaaagtaaaatggtaaaacatatatgcatttaaataccatgaaaaaaagctgattgtctgaaCTTTTGTCTCATTCATCTTTGATCTTAAATTCAAATTCCTTAAATCAGTGGTTCCCTACCgtcttcctggagatctaccatccctcaggttttcactccaaccctaacaaagcacccctcattcaacagctacagatctcGTTGAGATGCTAATTCGTAGAATCGGTGTGCCGAATtaagagttgaaatgaaaacctacaggatggtaggtctccaggaacaggtctGAGAACCACTGCATTAAGTATATGGCAAAAATAACAACTTTCACTCTAATGTTCTCATACTTTTggagtgtactgtatgttcgCATTGTGTTCTGTAAATATAATTCTGACTAATGATGTTGAATTGTCAAGGAAAAAATCAATTaagtcattcagtcattcattcacttgttcattcattaaaaatggctttgattTGAACCCTGCAGTAGTCCATAAACCAGGCTGTCTGTGTAGTCTCAATTCTGCTTGCTCAAGACCTCCTTGTGCCCCCTTCTGCAAGCATTACAGATGACACAATAGCGTACTGAAATTTGGCTAAAATAACCGCTTTCGTTTTCACTTCCTTACTCACAGCATTTTTGCAACACACTAAATTAACGTGCACTTTAAGAGCCCAGGGTAACGAGGAAGGCTATAAAAGAAATCTATCACCCTCATTCTTAGAAAAAGAATTCATGTGGACTTCCTCATGAATTAGGAGAAGGTCTGAGGAggaatcccccctccccccctcctacctctctgtacagtatatataactGAGAGATTCTGTCATCTCAACCAGCACAACTCCTCTCTCTGATCCAGAGTCCAGCAGATCCTCTCTCTGATCCAGAGTCCagcagctcctctctctgcttgCAGTCTCCAGTCAAAATGAACACAGCGATGAAAATGAGCGCTCTGCTGATCCTCGTGCTGCTCGGCTCTCTGGAGCGTGTCTCTTCTGGTGAGTCTCTCAAACCTGCTAGagtggggtatgtgtgtgtgtgtgcatttgtgtgtgtgtgtgtgtgtgtatgtgtgtgtgtgtgtgtgcctgtttttgtgtgtgtgtgagttgcaGTAATATTCAATCTTAGTAACTTAGTCTCTTTATGTCCAAAGCTGAGGGCGCTAACGCAGGGGCGAACTGCTGCACAAGCTATGCAACAAAGAAGATCCCACTAGCAATGGTGGTCTCCTGGCATAaaaccagcagcagctgtgccaAAGCAGCCTATGTGTGAGTATCCATGTCTCCATTAAACTGCACTTTCACAGCAGTGCTGACGCTAACTTGCGGATCGCATTGCattcatgttttatgtgtgtttgtgccttggTGCTAAAGGTgctctgtgttgtttattgcaGGTTTGTTACCAAACGCGGAAAGCGCATATGTGTGGATCCTACTCATGGTTGGGTGAAGAGCCACGCAGCTCAGGTGGACAGCAGGTCAGCCACCACTGTAGCACCAGGAACCAGCAAGATGAACACTAAAGCCTAAGGCCAGCCCTAACACCCCAGCGGGCTGTCAATCTGTACGAAGACTTCCTGTTGGACACTGCGATGGGACACACAAGAACATAAGAGAAGAATGTGTTTAATTGCATCTGATATTCCTGGATTTCATTCATGCAATATTTTCTGTTCCTTTCCTGTTCATAATGCATTGTTTCTTTTCCTacattcatttttctattttataaGTTGTACATAAAATTTTTCCAGGTAACTTATTAAATGCTTttgtaacaaactttttttcttgtttaatgtTTCTTGATTATTCCTGCTAAAATTCACAAAGCAGGGAAAAAATCCTTACAGTACAGCAACTTTACTAAACATTgaaacatgtgcatgtttgttgaATGTCACAAACTAAGATCTAAGATGAAGTGTACTTACAGCAAATATCGCTAGTTAAGTGTTCAGCTCaaattgctgatttttttttgattttgttcaaATAAGGATGTGATGTATGCCAGGAAAAAACAGTCATAAGTCACATGAATTTTAGCAATGAAATTTACCACTTTTTGGCAATTTGCTGTAAAAGGTGACTGCTGCACCATCCAGTAACAATTTTGTATCAGTTTAATATCATAATTTTTTAACATCACAATACAATTAAATGCCCGTATTCATACAATTTGTATGATCAGGCCAGCTTCATATCATCTTGAATTTTTCAACAGTAATTAAGTGTTCAATATATCAAAGAGTGCTCATACTTAAACCTCTTGCATTGGAAAAACTGTTAtcaacagtaaaaatgaaaaattgattcATGGTGTTATGCATTCAGCTTTCCATGACAATTGCAGTCATTTGTCTTTGGTTTTTAATGAAAGTGGCCACATGTTCACATTTTCTACAACCACAAGAGGACATGcatagtttttttaaagagaccAGTGCACAGTTAATTTTCTATTGTTAAGCATTGAGTTGCGAGGTAAAAAGCTAAAACATTATGCTTCTTATTGACTCACAGAGAAAATGCAGCCAttgaaaaagagattaaataaaaataaaaatgagttgaGCCTTGCTGGGCAGAagcataaatgaaaacatttatatatctgTAGCTTTAAAGTTTTATTGTAACCATCTAGAAGTAGCATACAGCATGATAGAAACAGGAACAGTTAGATGTTGAAAAAAGAATACACTTatccaaaaaccaaaataaattgcatgaatgcaataaaaacagatgtgtgcaggacaacaaataatttcattgtCAGTACAGGTTCTAGCTACATCAACTTGGGCCTACTCGTTAGTGCACTATGGAGTCTCAGCATAGTTCTAAGTGCATAAAATAAGCATAGAGGGGGTTCCTTGCCATGTGCCGCTCGATTTGGCAAAATCAGATTGTTAATGTCTTATGATTTTTATTGCCAAAGGATTTTCTAtaaatttttgtaaaattagGCAGACCTTAATTAATCAGGGCTTTAATCATTATCTTAACCCTTGTGTAATCTTCATATCATGCAAATCCCTTGTTCACAGGGTAAAACATGACCCACCCTCACTGGGCCCTATGATAAAGCCTCTCCCATTAATTTTAAACCCCAAATCTATTTTGCATGTCTAAACAACCTGTTGCACAAATAGGTGAATAACTGTGTTTTCCGACTTCACAGACCAGAGAAACTATTGACACCACTGTTttttcctacaaacacacatcattatttatctatttatttatttattcattttatttgctgaaagGGATGTGTGTTGCTTAATGCTGATTAAGAATCtctatatttgtatgtgtgaagTTGCAAGCTgttgtgaaccctttggaatttTCTGAAtatctgcattaattactcattaaatgtggtctgatcttcatttaagtcacaataatagacaaacacactTTGCTTAAATTCATATCACAGTTCCGCACTGTGGTGTCCTCCCATGAATACCATcattgtttagtgtttttcttaTAGAGGATACATGAACAGAGACTTTAGCAAGTTCGAGAGATTTATGCAGGTCCCTATTTCTTTTTGGCTTCCCTTAGCACTACATTATGTGCAGTTGCAGTGATCTTTGCAGGATGCCCCCTCCTGGAGAGAGTAGCAAAAGTACAGAATGTCCTCCATTTGTAGACAACTTGGCTTATTGTGGATTTATGAACACCCAGGCCTTTAGAAATACTTTGTGGCCCTTTCCAGTTTTATGCATCTCTACAGTTATTCTTCTAAGGAcctctgaaaattgttttgatcaACAAGTttatacatacactacatttccaaaagtatgtggacagcaGGCTTGgcaatcaaaattatttgtagAAAAGTTCTCACAGACAAGTCAAAtggattcatttattcattcatttcttattCAGTACAATAGAAATATGTCAGCTTCAGATCCAACAGTGGTCCAGTAGACCCAGTGGTCTATTAACTGGAATCACTTGTGCTCTGTATGAGCACCTTAGATGCTTGAAGAAAATGATAGAATAAAATGCCATAGTAAGGCTAAATCTTAGAAAAGGAACGCAGGAACAACATGATGCGTTTTCTTAGACATTTGACACCCCTTACTGCAGAAGCTGTATTCTATAACAGAACAGAAGCGCTACTTAGAACCCAGAAAAAGAGGCAGAAGAGGGCTCCAGGGAAGTTCTGAGGAGGAATTCCCCATCCCTGATGTTACGACCCCAGAGTGTATAGGGGTATATAGGGAGGTAACAAAAGGTCTGGGTGTGGGTTGGTTGATGGTTGGTTGAAAGGGGacagaacaaaataacaaaatatagtGCAAAACTGTGCAAAAACAACATGCGCGCCAACGTATAAAGACAAACTGTGCACGAACAGCCTAAAATCCCGagttattttctttagtttgttattttggtttcgtgttcatttctttcatttaatacTGTGACAGTTACAGGGGCCATGCAGTGTGTATGGGCTGCCTAAGTTTGAATGGCGTCAAGTTGATGGCACtttggtgttttttaaaaataaatgccactATTGTAGTTAAAGATATATTCTGGACTGTGTATagtgttattgcatatttttctcttgAAATTGATTAAGCTCATTATAATGTGGCGTATTTTGGTATTGTGGTTTTACTCCTTATACGTGGAGTCAAATGTTACGCACAGGTAGAGCACCATTTTAGGTTAATAAAATAACTGGTTCTTTGAGTGTGAGTGCTCAAAGTGGGGGCTCGTGAGTCAAAGTGTTTATGCATGGGAGTCATTGTTCACAAGCAGTATAGCTACATACTAACATCTTTAAAGCTACCTGAAGCCTCCCAGTCTTCCAAGTGAGATCCCTAGACATAGAGTAAACTGGTGCATCCCATCACAGCTCCTCCCATGCATTTTAGTGTATTAGTGGAAGTGTCATAGGTTTCAGTATTACCTatgtatattatgtaaatgagcattgTGGTGGGAGGGCTACATAGATATGCATTACAATTAGGAACATCTGCCAAAACGAAATTAACTAATCGTTGAAACGTTGCGGGAGCATTTCTCAAACCAAAAGCCATAACAGAATACTGCAGAAAAGCATCTGGGGTCACAAAAGCGGAAATTTCAGACGCACGCTGTGTTAAGGGAACTTGCCAGTATCCCTTCGGTAAATCTAATTTAGTAATGTATGCAGCTGATCCAAGGTTGTCTATACAATCCTCCATACGAGGCAACGGATAAGAGTCTGGAACTGTGACAGCGTTTACTTTTCTGTAATCTGTACAAAATCGAGATGTACCATCTGGTTTTGGAAccaagagacacagagagctcCAGGGACTTAAACTGGGCTCAGCTAAACCATTATCGAGCAGGTATTCAACCTcccttttcataatttttcttttggtggAATTAACACGATACGGATGCTGACGGATAGGTGCAGCACCGCCCACGTCTATATCATGTTGTAACACTGTAGTTCGGGAGGGTACATCATTAAAAAGGCATGGGTAACCATGTATCAATAACATAACGTCTTTCTTTTGACCTTCGGACAAATACAACAAGTGAGAGGGGAGATCGCTCAAAATCTCCGCATTGGCCAACCGAACACACGGCTGAGGTGCGTTCCACAAGATGAGGCCATCCTCATCATCGCCATCAATATGAACAACCCTAGAGGCCGAGGCAACAGATGAGACCGCACCCTCTGCAGTCTGTTCTGAGTACCGTAACAGCAAGTTCTCTGTATCTTGGGAATGGTACTTTCAACATGTTTATGTGACAAATGCGAGATTGTCGTTTGCGGTCAGGTGTACGAATAATAAAATCTCTGTCATTTAATTTCTTGTCGATTACATATGGGCCAAAGAAATGGGCTGAGAGGGCAGAACCAGCAATAGGCAAGAGAAACATAGCCTTATCACCAGGTTTAAATATGCGGGAAACCGCTTTCTTGTCATAAACTGGTGCAAACGCTCTCTTAATTGACTAACGTAATCAAGCACATTCAATTTTGGTTTCGAGTCTGTGTACAAAAACTGTTCTTTGAGAATCTTTAGGGGTCCACGAACATTGTGACCAAAGACTAACTCTGCTGGACTGAAACCTAAGGATTCTTGAATGGTTTCCCGTCCAC
This region of Anguilla anguilla isolate fAngAng1 chromosome 5, fAngAng1.pri, whole genome shotgun sequence genomic DNA includes:
- the LOC118228166 gene encoding uncharacterized protein LOC118228166, with amino-acid sequence MNTVMKLSALLILVLLCSLELVSSAMGPSTGANCCPKYETKKIPLAMVVSWHKTSSSCAKAAVVVCEKNTTQLLSLIQSPADPLSDPESSSSSLCLQSPVKMNTAMKMSALLILVLLGSLERVSSAEGANAGANCCTSYATKKIPLAMVVSWHKTSSSCAKAAYVFVTKRGKRICVDPTHGWVKSHAAQVDSRSATTVAPGTSKMNTKA